Proteins co-encoded in one Deltaproteobacteria bacterium genomic window:
- a CDS encoding CocE/NonD family hydrolase, which yields MTHPYEGSHQQYEVLIDPKVMIPMRDGIRLATDVYFPAAGGRCAEGPFPVILERTPYSKASPQNVLKAKYFARRGYVCAIQDVRGRFQSEGEWYAFAQEAQDGYDTVEWLGTQTWSTGKVGTMGDSYAGSDQSALATLAPPHLGTMIVAVGASNYYHSSMRHNGVLEQRFHVYVFRMAITSKEAAADPNLKKALIQLYTEKMPEVMRRFPLKKGATLLRRLPSYERWALDILTHGDYDGYWKEQRGYAVSEYYKEHADVPTLYLGGWYDSYARNTCESYVALRRMKKTPQYLLMGPWTHGKYEITHAGDLEFGPEAQIDYQDLKLAWFDHFLKGMPTEVADWLPVRIFTMGTGDGKRVIAGAPGEASEYPGRINHGGFWRRVEDWPIPGTRFTPYYLQGDGTLSPQKPGGSDIAPSRYTFDPKDPVPTIGGGISAADSVMKPGAFDQREKDMLPLISRSDILTFQTPPLAFETEITGPIEVHLWASSSAVDTDFTAKLIDVYPPSDDYPDGLAVNLTDSIIRARYRDGYEKSELMSPGKPYAFVFQLYPTSNVFKKGHRIRLDISSSNWPRFDVNPNTGGPLGLEQRYEIAHQAVYHDANRPSHIVLPVQKG from the coding sequence ATGACCCACCCCTATGAAGGCTCTCATCAACAATACGAGGTGCTCATTGACCCCAAGGTAATGATCCCCATGCGGGACGGCATCCGACTGGCCACCGACGTTTACTTTCCGGCTGCCGGCGGCAGGTGCGCGGAGGGGCCGTTTCCGGTTATTCTGGAACGCACCCCCTACAGTAAGGCCTCGCCCCAAAACGTCCTGAAAGCCAAATACTTTGCCCGCCGGGGATATGTTTGCGCCATCCAGGATGTGCGGGGACGTTTTCAATCCGAAGGGGAGTGGTATGCCTTTGCCCAGGAAGCGCAAGACGGCTACGACACCGTGGAGTGGCTTGGAACCCAGACTTGGAGCACCGGCAAGGTCGGCACCATGGGGGATTCCTACGCCGGAAGCGATCAGAGCGCCCTGGCAACCCTCGCCCCACCGCATCTTGGGACAATGATCGTGGCCGTTGGGGCTTCCAACTATTACCACAGTTCCATGCGTCACAACGGTGTGTTGGAGCAGCGGTTTCATGTGTATGTCTTCCGCATGGCCATCACCAGCAAGGAGGCTGCCGCCGATCCGAATCTCAAGAAAGCGCTGATCCAGCTGTATACCGAAAAGATGCCGGAGGTCATGCGGCGGTTCCCGCTCAAGAAAGGGGCCACCCTTTTACGAAGGCTGCCATCTTACGAGCGGTGGGCGCTGGATATCCTCACCCACGGCGACTATGACGGCTACTGGAAGGAACAGCGCGGCTATGCCGTCTCCGAGTACTATAAGGAACATGCGGATGTTCCCACCCTTTACCTGGGCGGTTGGTATGACTCCTATGCCCGCAACACCTGTGAAAGTTATGTGGCCCTGCGCAGGATGAAGAAAACCCCCCAGTACCTGCTTATGGGACCCTGGACCCACGGAAAGTATGAGATCACCCATGCTGGAGATCTCGAATTCGGCCCGGAAGCGCAGATCGACTACCAGGATCTGAAGCTGGCCTGGTTCGACCATTTTTTGAAAGGCATGCCTACCGAAGTTGCCGACTGGCTGCCGGTGCGAATTTTTACGATGGGAACCGGCGACGGCAAGCGCGTCATCGCCGGCGCACCCGGTGAGGCGTCAGAGTATCCGGGTCGCATCAACCACGGCGGTTTTTGGCGGAGGGTTGAAGACTGGCCGATTCCGGGCACCCGGTTCACACCCTACTACCTTCAAGGAGATGGAACCCTGTCTCCGCAAAAGCCCGGTGGATCTGATATTGCACCCAGTCGATATACCTTTGACCCCAAGGACCCGGTGCCCACCATCGGCGGCGGCATTTCGGCAGCGGATTCCGTGATGAAGCCCGGCGCCTTCGATCAGCGCGAGAAAGACATGCTTCCGCTCATTTCGCGATCAGATATTTTGACCTTCCAGACCCCCCCGCTTGCGTTCGAGACGGAAATCACCGGGCCCATCGAAGTGCACCTGTGGGCGTCATCGTCGGCTGTGGATACCGACTTTACAGCCAAACTCATCGACGTGTATCCACCCAGCGATGATTATCCAGATGGCTTAGCCGTCAATCTGACCGATTCTATTATTCGTGCCCGGTATCGAGACGGCTATGAGAAATCGGAGCTGATGTCACCCGGAAAGCCCTACGCATTTGTCTTTCAGCTTTACCCGACATCCAACGTTTTTAAAAAGGGTCATCGGATCCGCTTGGACATCAGCAGCAGCAATTGGCCCCGGTTTGATGTCAATCCGAACACCGGCGGACCCTTGGGGCTTGAGCAGCGGTACGAAATTGCGCATCAGGCCGTCTACCATGATGCCAACCGCCCGTCCCATATTGTGCTGCCGGTGCAGAAGGGTTGA
- a CDS encoding MBL fold metallo-hydrolase: MEKQALKVQRLGVGSYGNNVYLVQDQLQGCCVLIDAAAEGDALLQAIGPDRLVAIILTHAHMDHIQALEEVRKKAGAPVGIHPLEPEATRLRPEISLSDGYRIAVGSHELEVLHTPGHTPGSVSFFLPSTLCFCGDTVFPGGPGKTWSPEAFQTLIQSLERKIYTLPHNVLLLPGHGEGILVGDSKKEYEVFHRRLREKTPFGEVHWEES; encoded by the coding sequence ATGGAAAAACAGGCCCTGAAAGTACAGCGATTAGGTGTTGGTTCTTATGGAAACAATGTCTACTTGGTGCAAGATCAGCTCCAGGGTTGCTGTGTGCTAATCGATGCTGCGGCGGAAGGTGACGCTCTGCTACAAGCCATTGGGCCAGATCGTTTGGTGGCAATCATCCTCACTCATGCCCATATGGACCACATCCAGGCTCTGGAAGAGGTTCGCAAGAAGGCCGGCGCCCCAGTGGGAATTCATCCCTTGGAACCAGAGGCCACTCGACTCCGTCCAGAAATCTCTCTCTCCGATGGATACCGGATTGCCGTGGGGTCTCATGAACTAGAAGTCCTCCACACCCCGGGGCATACACCTGGAAGTGTATCTTTTTTCCTTCCATCCACCCTGTGTTTTTGTGGGGACACGGTATTTCCCGGAGGTCCAGGCAAGACTTGGTCCCCGGAAGCTTTTCAAACCCTCATTCAGAGTCTGGAACGAAAAATTTACACCCTTCCGCACAATGTTTTACTCCTGCCCGGGCACGGGGAAGGGATCTTGGTAGGAGATTCTAAGAAGGAATATGAGGTGTTTCACAGACGACTCAGAGAAAAAACACCCTTTGGGGAGGTTCATTGGGAGGAATCGTGA